One window of Metopolophium dirhodum isolate CAU chromosome 3, ASM1992520v1, whole genome shotgun sequence genomic DNA carries:
- the LOC132940287 gene encoding protein sprint isoform X5 gives MVIDVNYSTYGRVRNGTHEGDTTMLITRYTSVLIKSAGNTMVSPTYVPPHRGDAFLESYIDGLARSQGPVVSGTEDEDQDGNLIRAEDKQFQGGEEFPDGREFKFNNLSQDEDDYETSSGSVRSGSGDAASCDIGLLERLIRSHPIWFLPGIQRAGAFHLLQGKDDGNFVVRQSSQTGTMAISVRLPSGKGPYIEHYLIQATADNRLALESSDNKFDSIPMLIAHYAQCCDELPVQLMLPKAIQEAKNRQQLSSLALLGQEFWRYPMASSRSSPTLDISPNDEPTKRTLNTSISSSAAHSQSSSLSSFSSGNNNQESGFTDSHLSIEELSTSPVESIQQANGILTTFKSSSKEGTPSSSDNLSPPMSLVSGRTRPTPPNTLNLKSSNSPIVTSDVVSSTHMAKTPPPPPPRWAKPVAGQQNFTVTTTVTFSLHKETTPSPLIQVSCGQLSKSTDDSEIMPVIKSPLGSEITSPISDTGGGLRSGRRTKRNRIKQSRHYRESDILETPNIYHRSTFADKVSDYEDVWGPDSSLSTFKTPSQSNSGTYKKNTSEVPPEMPPDILEQTTSIPTIPKNTLGLVLPLNPINDLPSITDSTTSLLSPGSPETKSPVPEDDTAEAKQSSPFYAEPADAIRQAAFLRRKSKPSTNNFRNRHSEPSFLHQWPALVGCSQLTRIDSKEELLSPNGNYSTNQAFSSSVDNIPLLKNSRREPLKTGKPVETPRIGPPKRGQDGSWAVDSSWEFIGNENENANSLDNTEQTTTSQPNCLRESPGRKGPTIQEIILQRLPHLSLYIKEPSSTSRNNDNTELPDHQSTDSVNNNTLNLSGFSNLSLLSQNSDDDTKTEFSEPWDSSRWEHLLPVANKEQNQAHLKPVNRNKSFSERLDPLLAVPRIQALARSRLMAQTGTGSSTREYALQLAADKTTVFARSIDNFVCCTVESKETNPSVVMRNVRQFMSGMKNYLLKHGEKEFQKVVEKERSQLKPTEFLNLDVILEGVMNRLVLRELREHVYSLLVDEYVNNGSIPSMVENIHYAKSKSIQDFAVRESLIPPNENDLKKISECFKRLQDAFLPLEKLEHLLSAIALIFNAVKMQNRNADACLGADDFLPLLVWVLVQCNVLTAELEAEYMWGLLHPSLIPGEGGYYLTALCGAVHVLKSYKSSMEANTINGVKTLGSDNTLSYDPLNELKSVLKVVVPDETNGSLLTKTLPVRPHMTTRDVCKIIAHKLRITNPQDYSLFKLIDGQEFLLSETDCPQDIKSSTTACGNHCLFAYKRIDAKIAWPHSPSP, from the exons aggTGATGCGTTTCTCGAGTCTTACATCGACGGCCTGGCAAGATCTCAGGGCCCCGTGGTCAGCGGGACCGAGGACGAGGATCAAGATGGCAACCTGATCCGCGCTGAAGACAAGCAGTTTCAGGGCGGCGAAGAATTTCCGGACGGTCGAGAATTCAAGTTCAACAATTTGTCACAA GACGAAGACGATTATGAAACCAGCAGTGGATCCGTGAGGTCTGGTTCGGGGGACGCGGCCAGTTGTGATATTGGATTACTCGAACGTCTCATACGCAGTCATCCGATATGGTTTCTGCCGGGAATTCAACGGGCCGGTGCTTTTCACTTGTTGCAAGGCAAAGACGACGGG AATTTCGTCGTGAGACAGTCCAGTCAGACGGGCACTATGGCCATATCCGTTCGTTTGCCCAGCGGCAAAGGTCCGTACATCGAACACTATCTCATACAAGCCACTGCCGACAACCGATTAGCTCTGGAGAGTTCAGACAATAAGTTTGACAGCATCCCTATGTTAATTGCTCATTACGCACAGTGCTG CGATGAACTTCCCGTACAGCTTATGTTACCAAAAGCCATACAGGAAGCCAAAAATCGACAGCAACTCTCTTCGTTAGCGTTACTTGGTCAAG AATTCTGGAGGTACCCTATGGCTAGTTCCAGGAGTTCTCCGACATTGGACATATCGCCAAATGACGAACCTACCAAGAGGACATTAAACACATCTATTTCCAGTAGTGCTGCTCACAGTCAATCGAGTAGCCTTAGTAGTTTTAGTAGTG gcaATAATAATCAAGAATCTGGTTTTACAGACAGTCACCTGTCTATTGAAGAATTATCAACTAGTCCAGTGGAAAGTATTCAACAAGCTAATGGGATTCTAACTACTTTCAAAAGTTCTTCGAAAGaag gtaCACCGTCCTCTTCCGATAACTTATCACCACCGATGAGTCTTGTGAGTGGTCGAACAAGACCCACACCACCCAATACGTTAAACCTGAAATCTTCTAATAGTCCAATAGTAACTTCGGATGTTGTAAGCTCAACTCATATGGCTAAgacaccaccaccacctcctCCTCGTTGGGCCAAACCTGTAGCAGGACAACAAAATTTTACTGTTACTACTACTGTTACATTTAGTCTTCACAAAGAAACAACTCCTTCACCACTCATTCAAGTATCTTGTGGACAGTTATCAAAGTCAACAGATGACAGTGAAATTATGCCAGTGATCAAAAGTCCATTAGGTTCAGAAATAACATCTCCTATCTCAGACACAGGAGGCGGATTACGTTCCGGTCGCCGTACCAAAAGAAATAGAATAAAACAATCTAGACACTACAGAGAGAGTGATATATTAGAAACTCCTAATATTTATCATAGAAGTACTTTTGCGGATAAAGTTAGCGACTATGAAGACGTTTGGGGTCCTGACTCGTCTTTGTCTACATTTAAAACTCCTTCTCAAAGCAATAGtggtacttataaaaaaaatacttcagaAGTTCCTCCAGAGATGCCACCCGATATTTTGGAACAAACCACCAGTATTCCAACCATTCCTAAAAATACACTAGGTCTTGTTTTACCACTAAACCCAATTAACGATCTCCCATCTATCACCGACAGTACAACCAGTTTATTGTCACCTGGGTCACCAGAGACAAAATCACCCGTCCCTGAAGATGATACGGCTGAAGCTAAACAAAGCAGCCCTTTTTATGCCGAACCTGCGGATGCCATAAGACAA gcagcTTTCCTACGTCGCAAGTCGAAACCTTCAACAAATAATTTCCGCAACCGCCATTCAGAGCCGAGTTTTCTTCACCAATGGCCAGCATTAGTTGGCTGTAGCCAATTAACTCGTATTGATTCTAAAGAAGAACTGCTATCTCCTAATGGTAATTACTCTACCAACCAAGCATTCTCGTCATCCGTCGACAATATACCATTGTTGAAAAACTCCAGAAGGGAACCGCTAAAAACTGGTAAGCCTGTAGAAACTCCACGTATTGGTCCACCAAAGCGTGGTCAAGATGGTTCATGGGCAGTAGATTCTAGTTGGGAGTTTATTGGCAACGAAAACGAAAATGCCAACTCATTAGATAACACAGAGCAAACAACAACTAGCCAACCCAATTGTCTAAGAGAATCTCCCGGACGCAAAGGACCTACAATACAAGAGATTATTTTGCaaag GTTGCCACATTTGAGCTTGTACATCAAAGAACCCAGTTCAACGTCCCGAAACAATGATAATACTGAACTACCTGATCACCAATCTACCGATAGCGTCAACAACAATACTTTGAACTTAAGTGGCTTCAGCAATCTGTCTCTTTTATCTCAGAATAGCGATGACGATactaaa ACGGAATTTTCTGAGCCATGGGATAGTTCAAGGTGGGAACATTTGTTGCCTGTTGCCAATAAAGAACAAAATCAAGCACATTTAAAGCCAGTTAACCGGAACAAAAGTTTCTCTGAACGTTTGGATCCACTTTTAG CAGTCCCACGAATCCAAGCACTGGCACGAAGCCGCTTGATGGCCCAAACCGGCACTGGTTCTTCGACCCGCGAGTACGCTCTACAGCTGGCCGCGGACAAGACCACCGTGTTTGCCCGGTCCATCGACAATTTCGTGTGCTGCACGGTCGAGTCCAAGGAGACCAACCCGTCGGTGGTGATGAGAAACGTGCGGCAGTTCATGTCGGGCATGAAGAACTACCTGTTGAAACACGGCGAAAAGGAATTCCAAAAAGTGGTGGAAAAGGAGCGGAGCCAG TTGAAACCTACCGAATTCTTGAACCTTGACGTGATCCTGGAAGGCGTGATGAACAGGCTGGTGCTCAGGGAACTCCGGGAACACGTTTACAGCCTTCTGGTCGACGAGTACGTCAATAACGGCTCGATCCCGTCCATGGTCGAAAACATACACTACGCCAAGTCTAAGAGTATTCAAGACTTTGCTGTCCGA gaAAGTTTAATACCACCCAATGAGAACGATTTGAAGAAAATATCGGAATGTTTCAAACGTCTCCAAGATGCATTTCTGCCATTGGAAAAACTGGAACATCTGTTATCAGCCAttgctttaatatttaatgct GTTAAAATGCAAAACCGAAATGCAGATGCATGTCTAGGCGCTGATGACTTCCTACCACTGCTTGTATGGGTGCTTGTTCAATGCAACGTCCTTACAGCTGAACTGGAGGCAGAATACATGTGGGGACTGTTGCACCCGTCATTGATCCCTGGCGAGGGAGGATACTATCTGACTGCACTGTGCGGGGCTGTGCATGTTTTGAAGAGCTACAAGTCGTCCATGGAAGCAAATACTATTAATGGCGTGAAGACATTGGGCTCCGACAATACA TTGAGTTATGACCCACTGAATGAACTCAAATCTGTTCTCAAAGTTGTTGTACCCGATGAAACCAATGGATCGCTGTTGACTAAGACATTACCTGTTAGACCACACATGACTACACGTGACGTCTGCAAAATCATTGCACATAAACTGCGCATAACCAATCCACAAGATTATTCTCTGTTCAAATTAATTGATGGTCAAG aaTTTTTGTTATCTGAAACCGATTGTCCACAAGACATTAAAAGTTCTACAACAGCCTGTGGCAATCATTGTCTATTTGCGTATAAACGAATTGATGCAAAAATAGCTTGGCCCCATTCACCTTCTCCCTAA
- the LOC132940287 gene encoding protein sprint isoform X8, with translation MAISVRLPSGKGPYIEHYLIQATADNRLALESSDNKFDSIPMLIAHYAQCCDELPVQLMLPKAIQEAKNRQQLSSLALLGQEFWRYPMASSRSSPTLDISPNDEPTKRTLNTSISSSAAHSQSSSLSSFSSGNNNQESGFTDSHLSIEELSTSPVESIQQANGILTTFKSSSKEGTPSSSDNLSPPMSLVSGRTRPTPPNTLNLKSSNSPIVTSDVVSSTHMAKTPPPPPPRWAKPVAGQQNFTVTTTVTFSLHKETTPSPLIQVSCGQLSKSTDDSEIMPVIKSPLGSEITSPISDTGGGLRSGRRTKRNRIKQSRHYRESDILETPNIYHRSTFADKVSDYEDVWGPDSSLSTFKTPSQSNSGTYKKNTSEVPPEMPPDILEQTTSIPTIPKNTLGLVLPLNPINDLPSITDSTTSLLSPGSPETKSPVPEDDTAEAKQSSPFYAEPADAIRQAAFLRRKSKPSTNNFRNRHSEPSFLHQWPALVGCSQLTRIDSKEELLSPNGNYSTNQAFSSSVDNIPLLKNSRREPLKTGKPVETPRIGPPKRGQDGSWAVDSSWEFIGNENENANSLDNTEQTTTSQPNCLRESPGRKGPTIQEIILQRLPHLSLYIKEPSSTSRNNDNTELPDHQSTDSVNNNTLNLSGFSNLSLLSQNSDDDTKTEFSEPWDSSRWEHLLPVANKEQNQAHLKPVNRNKSFSERLDPLLAVPRIQALARSRLMAQTGTGSSTREYALQLAADKTTVFARSIDNFVCCTVESKETNPSVVMRNVRQFMSGMKNYLLKHGEKEFQKVVEKERSQLKPTEFLNLDVILEGVMNRLVLRELREHVYSLLVDEYVNNGSIPSMVENIHYAKSKSIQDFAVRESLIPPNENDLKKISECFKRLQDAFLPLEKLEHLLSAIALIFNAVKMQNRNADACLGADDFLPLLVWVLVQCNVLTAELEAEYMWGLLHPSLIPGEGGYYLTALCGAVHVLKSYKSSMEANTINGVKTLGSDNTLSYDPLNELKSVLKVVVPDETNGSLLTKTLPVRPHMTTRDVCKIIAHKLRITNPQDYSLFKLIDGQEFLLSETDCPQDIKSSTTACGNHCLFAYKRIDAKIAWPHSPSP, from the exons ATGGCCATATCCGTTCGTTTGCCCAGCGGCAAAGGTCCGTACATCGAACACTATCTCATACAAGCCACTGCCGACAACCGATTAGCTCTGGAGAGTTCAGACAATAAGTTTGACAGCATCCCTATGTTAATTGCTCATTACGCACAGTGCTG CGATGAACTTCCCGTACAGCTTATGTTACCAAAAGCCATACAGGAAGCCAAAAATCGACAGCAACTCTCTTCGTTAGCGTTACTTGGTCAAG AATTCTGGAGGTACCCTATGGCTAGTTCCAGGAGTTCTCCGACATTGGACATATCGCCAAATGACGAACCTACCAAGAGGACATTAAACACATCTATTTCCAGTAGTGCTGCTCACAGTCAATCGAGTAGCCTTAGTAGTTTTAGTAGTG gcaATAATAATCAAGAATCTGGTTTTACAGACAGTCACCTGTCTATTGAAGAATTATCAACTAGTCCAGTGGAAAGTATTCAACAAGCTAATGGGATTCTAACTACTTTCAAAAGTTCTTCGAAAGaag gtaCACCGTCCTCTTCCGATAACTTATCACCACCGATGAGTCTTGTGAGTGGTCGAACAAGACCCACACCACCCAATACGTTAAACCTGAAATCTTCTAATAGTCCAATAGTAACTTCGGATGTTGTAAGCTCAACTCATATGGCTAAgacaccaccaccacctcctCCTCGTTGGGCCAAACCTGTAGCAGGACAACAAAATTTTACTGTTACTACTACTGTTACATTTAGTCTTCACAAAGAAACAACTCCTTCACCACTCATTCAAGTATCTTGTGGACAGTTATCAAAGTCAACAGATGACAGTGAAATTATGCCAGTGATCAAAAGTCCATTAGGTTCAGAAATAACATCTCCTATCTCAGACACAGGAGGCGGATTACGTTCCGGTCGCCGTACCAAAAGAAATAGAATAAAACAATCTAGACACTACAGAGAGAGTGATATATTAGAAACTCCTAATATTTATCATAGAAGTACTTTTGCGGATAAAGTTAGCGACTATGAAGACGTTTGGGGTCCTGACTCGTCTTTGTCTACATTTAAAACTCCTTCTCAAAGCAATAGtggtacttataaaaaaaatacttcagaAGTTCCTCCAGAGATGCCACCCGATATTTTGGAACAAACCACCAGTATTCCAACCATTCCTAAAAATACACTAGGTCTTGTTTTACCACTAAACCCAATTAACGATCTCCCATCTATCACCGACAGTACAACCAGTTTATTGTCACCTGGGTCACCAGAGACAAAATCACCCGTCCCTGAAGATGATACGGCTGAAGCTAAACAAAGCAGCCCTTTTTATGCCGAACCTGCGGATGCCATAAGACAA gcagcTTTCCTACGTCGCAAGTCGAAACCTTCAACAAATAATTTCCGCAACCGCCATTCAGAGCCGAGTTTTCTTCACCAATGGCCAGCATTAGTTGGCTGTAGCCAATTAACTCGTATTGATTCTAAAGAAGAACTGCTATCTCCTAATGGTAATTACTCTACCAACCAAGCATTCTCGTCATCCGTCGACAATATACCATTGTTGAAAAACTCCAGAAGGGAACCGCTAAAAACTGGTAAGCCTGTAGAAACTCCACGTATTGGTCCACCAAAGCGTGGTCAAGATGGTTCATGGGCAGTAGATTCTAGTTGGGAGTTTATTGGCAACGAAAACGAAAATGCCAACTCATTAGATAACACAGAGCAAACAACAACTAGCCAACCCAATTGTCTAAGAGAATCTCCCGGACGCAAAGGACCTACAATACAAGAGATTATTTTGCaaag GTTGCCACATTTGAGCTTGTACATCAAAGAACCCAGTTCAACGTCCCGAAACAATGATAATACTGAACTACCTGATCACCAATCTACCGATAGCGTCAACAACAATACTTTGAACTTAAGTGGCTTCAGCAATCTGTCTCTTTTATCTCAGAATAGCGATGACGATactaaa ACGGAATTTTCTGAGCCATGGGATAGTTCAAGGTGGGAACATTTGTTGCCTGTTGCCAATAAAGAACAAAATCAAGCACATTTAAAGCCAGTTAACCGGAACAAAAGTTTCTCTGAACGTTTGGATCCACTTTTAG CAGTCCCACGAATCCAAGCACTGGCACGAAGCCGCTTGATGGCCCAAACCGGCACTGGTTCTTCGACCCGCGAGTACGCTCTACAGCTGGCCGCGGACAAGACCACCGTGTTTGCCCGGTCCATCGACAATTTCGTGTGCTGCACGGTCGAGTCCAAGGAGACCAACCCGTCGGTGGTGATGAGAAACGTGCGGCAGTTCATGTCGGGCATGAAGAACTACCTGTTGAAACACGGCGAAAAGGAATTCCAAAAAGTGGTGGAAAAGGAGCGGAGCCAG TTGAAACCTACCGAATTCTTGAACCTTGACGTGATCCTGGAAGGCGTGATGAACAGGCTGGTGCTCAGGGAACTCCGGGAACACGTTTACAGCCTTCTGGTCGACGAGTACGTCAATAACGGCTCGATCCCGTCCATGGTCGAAAACATACACTACGCCAAGTCTAAGAGTATTCAAGACTTTGCTGTCCGA gaAAGTTTAATACCACCCAATGAGAACGATTTGAAGAAAATATCGGAATGTTTCAAACGTCTCCAAGATGCATTTCTGCCATTGGAAAAACTGGAACATCTGTTATCAGCCAttgctttaatatttaatgct GTTAAAATGCAAAACCGAAATGCAGATGCATGTCTAGGCGCTGATGACTTCCTACCACTGCTTGTATGGGTGCTTGTTCAATGCAACGTCCTTACAGCTGAACTGGAGGCAGAATACATGTGGGGACTGTTGCACCCGTCATTGATCCCTGGCGAGGGAGGATACTATCTGACTGCACTGTGCGGGGCTGTGCATGTTTTGAAGAGCTACAAGTCGTCCATGGAAGCAAATACTATTAATGGCGTGAAGACATTGGGCTCCGACAATACA TTGAGTTATGACCCACTGAATGAACTCAAATCTGTTCTCAAAGTTGTTGTACCCGATGAAACCAATGGATCGCTGTTGACTAAGACATTACCTGTTAGACCACACATGACTACACGTGACGTCTGCAAAATCATTGCACATAAACTGCGCATAACCAATCCACAAGATTATTCTCTGTTCAAATTAATTGATGGTCAAG aaTTTTTGTTATCTGAAACCGATTGTCCACAAGACATTAAAAGTTCTACAACAGCCTGTGGCAATCATTGTCTATTTGCGTATAAACGAATTGATGCAAAAATAGCTTGGCCCCATTCACCTTCTCCCTAA